Proteins from a single region of Candidatus Bathyarchaeota archaeon:
- a CDS encoding AAA family ATPase, which produces MSASHELEKAATAYALDAVRLDKQGQKGRAITLYQKAIESLLQLVQLYPEYGLNKVYVQRAIAYQERIKALQGAVSPVEMSDATNADGGGSATMDGNGGNGGGGKAEELVITEKPKVNWDEVVGLDVAKKAVKEAIVYPVQRPDLFPLGWPRGILLFGPPGCGKTLLAAAVATEIDANFYSIDAASIMSKWLGEAEQNVAKLFGAARKSSNDGKPAIVFVDELDSLMGAHSNEVGGEIRVRNQFLKEMDGIVDKGKALHVYVIGATNKPWDLDWAFIRRFQKRILVPLADHATRLSMLKLYSSNLHLARDVDLDELARLAEGFSGSDIRDVCQSAQLKLIGEFFESGQAMDKEAKPRALTMADFRQILEERKPSVSLDMLSMYNRWFEAFKAL; this is translated from the coding sequence ATGAGTGCGTCACACGAATTGGAGAAAGCTGCAACAGCCTACGCTTTAGATGCTGTGCGTTTGGATAAGCAAGGCCAGAAAGGCCGTGCAATTACGCTTTATCAGAAGGCTATTGAAAGCTTGTTGCAGTTGGTTCAACTTTATCCTGAGTATGGTCTAAACAAGGTTTATGTTCAGAGAGCTATTGCGTATCAAGAGCGGATTAAAGCTCTGCAGGGTGCTGTTTCACCTGTTGAGATGAGCGATGCAACGAATGCTGATGGTGGTGGTTCTGCGACGATGGATGGCAACGGTGGTAATGGCGGTGGTGGTAAGGCTGAGGAGTTGGTTATAACGGAGAAGCCGAAAGTGAATTGGGATGAGGTTGTTGGTTTAGATGTTGCTAAGAAGGCTGTGAAGGAGGCTATTGTTTATCCTGTTCAGCGTCCTGATTTGTTCCCGCTTGGTTGGCCTCGTGGGATTTTGTTGTTTGGTCCTCCTGGTTGTGGTAAGACGTTGTTGGCTGCTGCGGTTGCGACTGAGATTGATGCGAATTTCTATTCTATTGATGCGGCTTCGATTATGTCAAAGTGGCTGGGTGAGGCTGAGCAGAATGTTGCGAAGTTGTTTGGTGCAGCGCGCAAGTCTTCAAATGATGGTAAGCCTGCAATTGTGTTTGTTGATGAATTGGACTCTTTGATGGGTGCGCACAGCAACGAGGTTGGAGGCGAAATCCGTGTGCGGAATCAGTTCCTCAAAGAGATGGATGGGATTGTTGATAAAGGCAAAGCATTACACGTTTACGTGATTGGCGCAACCAACAAGCCGTGGGATTTGGATTGGGCGTTTATTCGTCGTTTCCAGAAACGCATTTTGGTACCGTTGGCGGATCACGCGACACGTTTGAGTATGCTAAAGTTGTATTCGAGTAATTTGCATCTTGCGCGTGACGTTGATTTGGATGAGTTGGCGCGTTTAGCTGAGGGCTTTTCCGGAAGCGACATTCGAGATGTATGCCAGTCGGCGCAACTCAAGTTAATTGGTGAGTTCTTTGAGTCGGGTCAGGCGATGGATAAGGAAGCGAAGCCTCGTGCTTTAACGATGGCTGATTTTCGCCAGATTCTAGAAGAGCGCAAACCATCAGTTTCGTTGGATATGCTATCGATGTATAATCGGTGGTTTGAAGCGTTCAAAGCACTGTAG
- the eif1A gene encoding translation initiation factor eIF-1A, producing the protein MGKKKVLSEGAISEMVYPGQGEVLGVVVKLLGFDRILVKCQDGAERLCRIRGKMKRRVWIREGDIVIVSPWDFQSDKRGDVVWRYTHAQADTLRRKGILTL; encoded by the coding sequence TTGGGAAAGAAAAAAGTCTTAAGTGAAGGCGCAATCAGTGAAATGGTCTATCCTGGACAGGGTGAAGTCTTAGGCGTTGTAGTGAAACTGCTTGGCTTTGACCGAATATTGGTTAAATGTCAGGATGGCGCTGAACGGTTATGCCGAATTCGCGGCAAAATGAAGAGGCGCGTCTGGATTCGCGAGGGCGATATCGTTATTGTTTCGCCTTGGGACTTTCAAAGTGACAAACGTGGCGACGTGGTTTGGCGTTACACTCATGCGCAAGCTGACACTTTGAGGCGCAAGGGTATCTTAACCCTGTAA